The Seriola aureovittata isolate HTS-2021-v1 ecotype China chromosome 3, ASM2101889v1, whole genome shotgun sequence genome includes a region encoding these proteins:
- the LOC130166398 gene encoding beta-1,3-galactosyltransferase 2-like, which translates to MEYKRRHVKRILGGSLVTLTVFFIYLSSHGRVLQYHVVYPRNYKFIMDDTQTCKTRTPFLVLMVPVAPSNVAARDAIRQTWGGEKMVQGQPVETLFVLGLPGGADAEQQQEELEQENERHHDLIQSNFHDSYNNLTIKTMVMLEWLAAHCTNASYAIKIDSDMLLHIQNLMKLLLDPSTPRQNYMTGSVWWHSRVLRNPFSKFYMPTHVIAESEYPPYPLGMAYVMSLDLPEKILSVSPQIKPIYIEDAYLGMCLKRLGIPPTDPPEETMFIVNPWFPLSSCSLSKVIAVTTTSIQQMTSYWKRSRELHAAC; encoded by the coding sequence ATGGAGTACAAGAGGAGACACGTAAAACGAATTTTAGGCGGCAGCCTGGTAACACTGACAGTCTTCTTCATTTACCTCAGCTCTCATGGGAGAGTGTTGCAATATCATGTGGTCTATCCACGAAACTACAAATTCATCATGGACGACACGCAGACGTGCAAGACCAGGACTCCTTTCCTGGTCCTGATGGTTCCAGTTGCACCCAGTAATGTCGCAGCTCGGGACGCCATTCGACAGACgtggggaggagagaaaatggtCCAGGGTCAGCCGGTGGAGACCCTCTTCGTACTGGGCCTGCCTGGAGGAGCTgatgctgagcagcagcaagaGGAGCTCGAGCAGGAGAATGAGAGGCACCACGACCTGATCCAGAGCAACTTCCACGACAGCTACAACAATCTGACCATCAAGACTATGGTGATGCTGGAGTGGCTGGCGGCGCACTGCACCAATGCTTCTTATGCCATTAAGATTGACTCAGATATGCTACTCCACATCCAGAATTTGATGAAATTATTGCTGGATCCCAGCACGCCCAGACAAAACTACATGACAGGTTCGGTGTGGTGGCACAGCCGAGTTTTAAGAAACCCGTTCTCAAAGTTCTACATGCCGACACACGTGATTGCTGAGTCAGAGTACCCGCCGTATCCGCTGGGCATGGCCTACGTCATGTCCCTGGACCTGCCTGAGAAGATTCTGAGCGTCTCCCCTCAGATTAAACCGATCTACATCGAAGACGCCTACCTGGGCATGTGCCTGAAACGCCTGGGCATTCCCCCCACCGACCCCCCTGAGGAGACTATGTTTATAGTCAACCCCTGGTTTCCgctgagcagctgcagcctctcGAAAGTGATCGCCGTGACAACGACGAGCATCCAACAGATGACGAGTTActggaagaggagcagagagctaCACGCTGCATGCTGA